The following are from one region of the Actinopolyspora halophila DSM 43834 genome:
- the ahcY gene encoding adenosylhomocysteinase — protein sequence MSPKLQKAGGIEFAIADPKLAESGRHQIRLAEHEMPGLMATRREYADSKPLKGARIAGSLHMTVQTAVLIETLIELGAEVRWVSCNIFSTQDEAAAAVVVGPNGTPDKPAGVPVFAWKGETLEEYWWCTNQLFQGFSNGQGPNMILDDGGDATMLVQKGVEFERAGAVPQPTEDDPDEFKVVLSVLRESLAGDKQRFTKASKEIKGVTEETTTGVHKLYELVKSDELLFPAINVNDSVTKSKFDNKYGCRHSLVDGINRATDVLIGGKVAVICGFGDVGKGSAESLRGQGARVIVTEIDPICALQAAMEGYEVKTMDEVVDTADIFITTTGNFDVITADHMKRMKHNAIVGNIGHFDNEIDMAGLEKTSGITKTEIKPQVHEFTFTDGHAIIVLSEGRLLNLGNATGHPSFVMSNSFTNQTIAQIELFNKPDEYERDVYMLPKHLDEKVARLHLDALGVNLTKMTKAQAEYIGVDVEGPYKPEHYRY from the coding sequence ATGAGCCCGAAGTTGCAGAAGGCAGGCGGCATCGAGTTCGCCATCGCGGATCCCAAGCTGGCCGAGTCCGGCCGTCACCAGATCCGTCTGGCCGAGCACGAGATGCCGGGCCTGATGGCGACTCGCCGGGAGTACGCGGACAGCAAGCCGCTGAAGGGTGCGCGTATCGCGGGCTCGCTGCACATGACCGTGCAGACCGCGGTGCTGATCGAGACTCTCATTGAGCTCGGTGCCGAGGTGCGCTGGGTTTCCTGCAACATCTTCTCCACCCAGGACGAGGCCGCCGCCGCGGTGGTGGTCGGTCCGAACGGCACGCCGGACAAGCCTGCCGGTGTTCCGGTGTTCGCCTGGAAGGGCGAGACACTGGAGGAGTACTGGTGGTGCACCAACCAGCTGTTCCAGGGCTTTTCCAATGGTCAGGGCCCGAACATGATCCTGGACGACGGTGGCGACGCCACCATGCTGGTCCAGAAGGGCGTCGAGTTCGAGAGGGCCGGTGCCGTCCCGCAGCCCACCGAGGACGACCCGGACGAGTTCAAGGTCGTGCTGTCGGTGCTGCGCGAGAGCCTGGCGGGCGACAAGCAGCGGTTCACGAAGGCGTCCAAGGAGATCAAGGGCGTCACCGAGGAAACCACCACCGGCGTGCACAAGCTCTACGAGCTGGTCAAGTCCGATGAACTGCTGTTCCCGGCGATCAACGTCAACGACTCGGTGACCAAGTCGAAGTTCGACAACAAGTACGGTTGCCGCCACTCGCTGGTCGACGGCATCAACCGGGCCACCGATGTGCTCATCGGCGGCAAGGTCGCGGTCATCTGCGGCTTCGGTGACGTCGGCAAGGGCTCGGCCGAGTCGCTGCGCGGGCAGGGCGCCCGGGTCATCGTGACCGAGATCGACCCGATCTGCGCGCTCCAGGCGGCGATGGAGGGCTACGAGGTCAAGACGATGGACGAGGTCGTCGACACCGCCGACATCTTCATCACGACCACGGGCAACTTCGACGTGATCACCGCTGACCACATGAAGCGGATGAAGCACAACGCCATCGTGGGCAACATCGGCCACTTCGACAACGAGATCGACATGGCCGGCCTGGAGAAGACTTCCGGCATCACCAAGACCGAGATCAAGCCTCAGGTGCACGAGTTCACCTTCACCGACGGTCACGCGATCATCGTGCTGTCCGAGGGCAGGCTGCTCAACCTGGGTAACGCCACCGGCCACCCCAGCTTCGTGATGTCGAACTCGTTCACCAACCAGACGATCGCCCAGATCGAGCTGTTCAACAAGCCCGACGAGTACGAGCGCGACGTCTACATGCTGCCCAAGCACCTCGACGAGAAGGTCGCCCGGCTGCATCTCGACGCGCTCGGCGTCAACCTCACCAAGATGACCAAGGCTCAGGCCGAGTACATCGGTGTGGACGTCGAGGGGCCGTACAAGCCGGAGCACTACCGCTACTGA
- a CDS encoding LysR family transcriptional regulator codes for MLNPIHLRTLRECVRTGSFAEAGRILGYTASAVSQQMVLLERTLGASLFERTARSIHLTPLAERLADRGREVLGELDALEREARAMAVGDEGSLRLASFATANSRVLPDVLAAVVAERPNARVQLDEGEPDEVIDDVREGVTDAAVVFEYDLDPRCWPAELRTEELIAEPLWLALPERHRLAGGDSVELGELAEESWICTRDDTAGGRVLVRMAAAAGFVPNIVFRSNDYGVIRDLVARGLGPALLPALAVTGAGITTKPIAGEQPCRRVKAIYRPNNTNPLLPLALDRLAKSCAALSADWAQPHGGRSANSVRESARN; via the coding sequence GTGCTCAACCCGATACATCTACGCACCCTGCGGGAGTGCGTGCGCACCGGCTCCTTCGCCGAGGCGGGACGGATACTCGGCTACACGGCCTCGGCCGTGTCCCAGCAGATGGTGCTGCTGGAGCGCACGCTCGGAGCGAGCCTGTTCGAACGTACGGCACGCAGCATTCACCTCACCCCCCTGGCCGAACGACTGGCCGACCGGGGCAGGGAGGTGCTCGGCGAGCTGGACGCGCTCGAACGCGAGGCCAGGGCCATGGCGGTCGGGGACGAGGGCAGTCTCCGACTGGCCAGCTTCGCCACGGCCAACTCCCGGGTACTGCCCGATGTGCTGGCCGCGGTGGTCGCCGAACGCCCGAACGCGCGGGTGCAGCTCGACGAGGGCGAACCGGACGAGGTCATCGACGATGTGCGCGAAGGGGTCACCGACGCCGCCGTGGTGTTCGAGTACGACCTGGATCCACGTTGCTGGCCCGCGGAGCTGCGCACCGAGGAGCTGATCGCCGAGCCGCTCTGGCTGGCCCTGCCGGAACGGCACCGGCTGGCCGGCGGCGACTCGGTCGAACTGGGTGAGCTCGCCGAGGAATCGTGGATCTGCACCAGGGACGACACGGCAGGAGGAAGAGTGCTGGTCCGCATGGCCGCGGCCGCCGGGTTCGTACCGAACATCGTGTTCCGCAGCAACGACTACGGGGTGATCCGCGACCTGGTGGCCCGTGGACTCGGTCCGGCCCTGCTGCCCGCCCTGGCGGTGACCGGTGCGGGGATCACGACCAAACCGATAGCCGGGGAGCAGCCCTGTCGCAGGGTCAAGGCGATCTACCGGCCGAACAACACCAACCCGTTGCTCCCGCTGGCGCTGGACCGCCTCGCCAAGTCCTGCGCCGCCCTGTCCGCGGACTGGGCACAACCGCACGGCGGACGGAGCGCGAACTCCGTGCGGGAATCGGCGCGGAACTGA
- a CDS encoding alkaline phosphatase PhoX, whose protein sequence is MSHEPSPHHLDRRRFLAATGLVGATGALQALMSNTAAAAGPGRGNNRGVRAADNGGYGPLRPASPDGELLLPSGFSYVAFGETGSVMRDGTPTPSRHDGMAAFAADDGVRLVRNHEQTEGPAFAQPNYDPFGAGGTTTLVFDPDHMRLVESFPTLAGTVRNCAGGPTPNGSWLSCEETFTGLGGQHPHGYVFEVPADSEGPAEAVPLPAMGRFTHEAVAVDPETGIVYETEDRGSAGFYRFVPNDPADLSAGGSLQMLAVVDQPRYDTRNGQRPGQPLPVEWVDIADPDPDSDDSLAVFYQGRERGGAVFARLEGAWFGEGAVFINSTSGGDAGLGQVWQYRPNGSSGGQLVLVYESTDPELLESPDNICVSPNSGGLVLCEDGAGSDMLRGVTTDGEIFDFAALNSSNTSELAGATFSPDGGVLFFNVQTPGVTYAVTGPWHNGAL, encoded by the coding sequence TTGAGCCACGAGCCCAGCCCTCACCACCTCGATCGTCGCCGTTTCCTCGCCGCCACCGGTCTGGTCGGTGCCACCGGAGCGCTGCAGGCGCTGATGAGCAACACCGCCGCGGCAGCCGGGCCCGGTCGTGGCAACAACCGCGGTGTCCGCGCGGCGGACAACGGCGGGTACGGGCCGCTGCGCCCCGCCTCCCCGGACGGTGAGCTCCTGCTGCCGTCCGGGTTCTCCTACGTCGCCTTCGGTGAGACCGGCAGCGTCATGCGGGACGGAACTCCGACCCCGTCCCGGCACGACGGAATGGCCGCCTTCGCCGCGGACGACGGGGTCCGACTGGTCCGCAACCACGAACAGACCGAGGGTCCGGCGTTCGCACAGCCGAACTACGACCCGTTCGGCGCGGGCGGGACGACCACCCTGGTGTTCGACCCGGACCACATGCGTCTCGTCGAGTCGTTCCCGACGTTGGCGGGCACGGTGCGCAACTGCGCCGGTGGCCCCACCCCGAACGGATCCTGGTTGTCCTGCGAGGAAACCTTCACGGGGCTGGGCGGGCAACATCCGCACGGTTACGTGTTCGAGGTCCCCGCCGACTCCGAGGGACCCGCGGAGGCCGTTCCCCTCCCGGCCATGGGTCGGTTCACCCACGAGGCCGTCGCGGTGGACCCGGAGACCGGCATCGTCTACGAGACCGAGGACCGGGGCAGCGCAGGTTTCTACCGGTTCGTCCCGAACGATCCGGCCGACCTGTCGGCGGGCGGCAGCCTGCAGATGCTCGCGGTCGTCGACCAACCCCGCTACGACACGCGCAACGGCCAGCGCCCCGGCCAGCCGCTCCCGGTCGAGTGGGTCGACATCGCCGATCCCGACCCGGACAGCGACGACTCGCTCGCGGTGTTCTACCAGGGCAGGGAACGGGGCGGCGCGGTATTCGCCCGACTGGAAGGCGCCTGGTTCGGCGAAGGGGCGGTGTTCATCAACTCCACCAGCGGTGGTGACGCCGGACTCGGACAGGTGTGGCAGTACCGGCCGAACGGGTCCTCCGGAGGTCAGCTGGTCCTCGTCTACGAGTCCACCGATCCCGAGCTGCTGGAAAGCCCGGACAACATCTGCGTCTCACCGAACAGCGGTGGGCTGGTGCTCTGCGAGGACGGCGCCGGTTCCGACATGTTGCGGGGCGTGACCACCGATGGTGAGATCTTCGACTTCGCCGCGCTGAACAGCTCCAACACCAGTGAACTCGCCGGAGCGACCTTCAGCCCGGACGGCGGGGTGCTCTTCTTCAACGTGCAGACACCGGGGGTGACCTACGCGGTCACCGGACCCTGGCACAACGGCGCCCTCTGA
- a CDS encoding thiamine pyrophosphate-dependent enzyme: protein MNSQRSEPVDENFLREVAGLEQCAPPSGPQPAGPDDASGLLELFDSQSGSRHLDFAARELGRRGSGYYSIGSSGHESNAAVAAASRTTDPALLHYRSGGFYLRRAAQRAGTTPLRDVLLGVVAAAEEPIAGGRHKVFGNAELSVLPQTSTIASHLPRAVGVAFGLERSGKLGVDSEWPRDSVVVCSFGDASVNHSTATGAINTALHCAYRMIPLPLLLVCEDNGLGISVPTPEGWIRQTFGSRAGLPYFAAEGDDPAESLATAERAADWVRRHRKPAFLHLRTVRLMGHAGSDVETGYRSRDEIAAEHRRDPLLATGRALVRNGVLSPREVIERYEAKRAEVAETAEWALGRRKLTSRAEISAPIARETPGEIAARADSPTASAAERSSPVERGGTTEQDALTLAQSINRALAEELERDGRVLVFGQDVARKGGVYGVTRGLWKKFGAGRVFDTLLDEQSILGTALGAGLTGLLPVPEIQYLAYLHNAADQLRGEASTTGFFSSGRYRNPMVVRVPGYAYQRGFGGHFHNDNSVAALLDIPGLVVASPAKPDDAAAMLRTCVAAAAVDGRVCVFLEPIALYHTRDLHEHDDEGWTARYPAVGTGHVPLGTARQYYEGSDLTLVTTGNGLAMSLRVARRLAQRGVGVRVLDLRWLAPLPREQLLTAAEATGKVLIADETRTSGGISERVVTALIDSGFTGKIRRVTSEDSFIPLGEAAYRVLLDEDDVEKAALEML, encoded by the coding sequence ATGAACTCGCAGCGCAGCGAACCGGTCGACGAGAACTTCCTCCGGGAGGTGGCCGGGCTGGAGCAGTGCGCTCCCCCCTCCGGGCCGCAACCGGCGGGACCCGACGACGCGAGCGGGCTCCTGGAGCTCTTCGACAGTCAGAGCGGGAGCAGGCATCTGGACTTCGCCGCACGTGAGCTGGGCAGGCGTGGATCCGGTTACTACAGCATCGGGTCGTCGGGGCACGAGTCGAACGCCGCGGTGGCCGCTGCGTCGCGCACCACCGACCCTGCGCTGCTGCACTACCGCTCCGGTGGGTTCTACCTGCGTCGAGCCGCGCAGCGAGCGGGCACGACTCCGCTGCGCGACGTGCTGCTCGGGGTCGTCGCGGCGGCCGAGGAACCGATAGCGGGCGGCAGGCACAAGGTCTTCGGCAACGCCGAGCTGAGCGTGCTTCCCCAGACCTCCACCATCGCCTCCCACCTGCCTCGAGCCGTGGGGGTGGCCTTCGGACTCGAGCGCTCCGGGAAGTTGGGGGTGGACAGCGAATGGCCGCGGGACTCCGTCGTGGTGTGCAGCTTCGGTGACGCCTCGGTCAACCATTCCACCGCCACGGGCGCGATCAACACGGCACTGCACTGCGCCTATCGGATGATTCCCCTGCCACTGCTGCTCGTGTGCGAGGACAACGGGCTCGGGATCAGCGTGCCCACCCCCGAGGGGTGGATACGACAGACCTTCGGCTCGCGCGCGGGTCTGCCCTACTTCGCCGCCGAGGGCGACGACCCCGCGGAGAGCCTCGCCACGGCGGAACGCGCCGCGGACTGGGTGCGCCGCCACCGCAAACCGGCTTTTCTGCACCTGCGCACCGTCCGCCTGATGGGCCACGCCGGTTCGGATGTGGAGACCGGCTACCGCAGCAGGGACGAGATCGCCGCCGAACACCGCAGGGACCCGCTGCTCGCCACGGGCAGGGCGCTGGTGCGCAACGGCGTGCTGTCCCCCCGAGAGGTGATCGAACGCTACGAGGCCAAACGCGCGGAGGTCGCCGAAACCGCCGAATGGGCGCTCGGCAGACGCAAACTGACGAGCCGCGCGGAGATCAGCGCACCGATCGCGCGGGAAACCCCGGGCGAGATCGCCGCCAGGGCGGACTCCCCCACCGCGTCCGCGGCAGAACGGTCCTCCCCGGTGGAACGGGGCGGTACCACCGAGCAGGACGCCCTGACACTGGCGCAGAGCATCAACCGCGCGTTGGCGGAGGAGCTCGAACGGGACGGACGTGTGCTGGTGTTCGGGCAGGACGTCGCTCGCAAGGGCGGTGTGTACGGGGTGACCCGGGGCTTGTGGAAGAAGTTCGGCGCGGGACGGGTCTTCGACACGTTGCTGGACGAGCAGAGCATCCTCGGCACGGCGCTGGGAGCCGGTTTGACCGGGCTGCTGCCCGTGCCCGAGATCCAGTACCTGGCTTACCTGCACAACGCGGCCGACCAGCTTCGGGGGGAAGCCAGCACCACGGGGTTCTTCTCCAGCGGGCGCTATCGCAACCCGATGGTGGTGCGGGTTCCCGGTTACGCCTATCAACGAGGTTTCGGCGGCCACTTCCACAACGACAACAGCGTTGCGGCCCTGCTGGACATCCCGGGGCTGGTGGTGGCGTCACCGGCCAAGCCGGACGACGCGGCCGCCATGCTGCGCACCTGCGTGGCCGCGGCGGCCGTCGACGGCAGGGTCTGCGTCTTCCTCGAACCCATAGCGCTGTACCACACCCGCGATCTGCACGAGCACGACGACGAGGGCTGGACCGCGCGGTATCCCGCCGTCGGGACGGGGCACGTACCGCTCGGTACCGCTCGGCAGTACTACGAGGGATCCGATCTGACCCTGGTCACCACGGGCAACGGGCTGGCCATGAGTCTTCGTGTCGCGCGACGACTGGCACAGCGCGGCGTGGGAGTGCGCGTGCTGGACCTGCGCTGGCTGGCGCCGTTGCCCCGCGAGCAGCTGCTCACGGCCGCCGAGGCAACGGGGAAAGTGTTGATCGCCGACGAGACGCGAACCTCGGGTGGCATCTCGGAGCGCGTGGTCACCGCGCTGATCGACTCCGGTTTCACCGGAAAGATCCGGCGCGTGACCAGCGAGGATTCCTTCATCCCCCTGGGTGAGGCCGCCTACCGGGTGCTGCTCGACGAGGACGATGTCGAAAAAGCGGCCCTGGAGATGCTCTGA
- a CDS encoding methylenetetrahydrofolate reductase — protein sequence MTRVVDRLQPGRTVFSVEFFPPRNDEEEQILWKAVRELEPLDPAYVSVTYGAGGSSRDRTIRTVGRIARESTMLPMAHLTGVDHSKEELRHVVGSLSDEGIRNILAIRGDPPGDPMGQWIPHPDGILYADELVNLVRSCGDFSVGVAAFPHMHPRSTDLETETDHLAGKIRAGAEFAVAQLFLQPEYFLRLRDRLAARDCHVPLLPGVMPITTPKVLSKFQHLAGVPVPPEVSTVLDPLEDDPKAFRAAGIDLTTKLCERLISEGVPGLHFYSLNRAKATRDVVGNLGLAEGVLQPA from the coding sequence GTGACTCGGGTCGTGGACCGGCTACAGCCGGGCAGAACCGTGTTCTCCGTGGAGTTCTTTCCGCCGCGCAACGACGAGGAAGAGCAGATCCTCTGGAAGGCCGTGCGCGAGCTGGAACCGCTGGACCCCGCCTACGTCTCGGTGACCTACGGCGCGGGCGGCTCCAGCAGGGACCGCACGATTCGCACGGTCGGGCGTATCGCCCGGGAAAGCACCATGCTGCCGATGGCACACCTGACCGGTGTGGATCACTCCAAGGAAGAACTGCGCCACGTCGTCGGATCGCTGTCCGACGAGGGCATCCGGAACATCCTGGCGATCCGCGGGGATCCACCGGGGGACCCGATGGGGCAGTGGATCCCGCATCCGGACGGGATCCTCTACGCGGACGAACTGGTGAACCTGGTTCGTTCCTGCGGGGACTTCTCGGTGGGCGTGGCCGCGTTTCCGCACATGCATCCGCGTTCCACGGACCTCGAGACGGAGACGGATCACCTCGCCGGCAAGATCCGGGCCGGGGCGGAGTTCGCGGTCGCGCAGCTTTTCCTGCAGCCCGAGTACTTCCTGAGGTTGCGGGACCGACTGGCGGCCCGTGACTGTCACGTTCCCCTGCTCCCCGGAGTCATGCCGATCACGACTCCCAAGGTGTTGAGCAAGTTCCAGCACCTGGCCGGGGTCCCCGTTCCCCCGGAGGTCTCCACGGTGCTCGATCCCCTGGAGGACGATCCGAAGGCCTTCCGTGCCGCGGGGATAGACCTGACGACCAAGTTGTGCGAACGGTTGATCTCGGAAGGCGTTCCCGGCCTGCACTTCTACAGTCTCAACCGGGCGAAGGCCACCCGTGATGTGGTGGGCAACCTCGGTCTGGCCGAGGGAGTGCTCCAGCCCGCCTGA
- a CDS encoding amidohydrolase, giving the protein MHHAETVFLGGPVATMDPVGSFTDAVAVRKGEIIATGRAEVTELVSGGTEVVDLRGRLLLPGLQDAHVHPLYGGLQRIRCDLTDSDNEAECLRRVADYAAANPGSGWILGGGWEMGLFSGGCPSRSSLDEVTGDRPALLINEDQHGAWANSTALRLSGVDRDTPDPPGGRIERDEHGRPAGTLHENAVDLISRHIPPTPEAEYVRALLEGQRHLHEQGVTAWHDAILGAYLGYPDPLGYYRELDDADLLTGRVTGSLWWDRTRGTEQLPELISRRAFATGKRLGAHSVKIMLDGVCENFTAAMLRPYLHGHGNGISYVDPDELAEAVCALDVEGFSVHFHAVGDLAVRQALDAVQAARRTNGITDNRHQIAHLQVVHPADVTRFSELGIVANLQAEWAHNDTAMTELTAPYLGEQRYRRQYPFRSLRDSGALLAAGSDWPVSEAAPMRAVHVAVNRSEPGDEAPPLLPEQAVDLSDALAATTIGSARAHLLDEHTGSIAPGKSADLTVLETNPFALPRSEIGYTGVDLTMVGGRVVHSADG; this is encoded by the coding sequence ATGCACCACGCCGAGACGGTATTCCTCGGAGGGCCGGTCGCGACGATGGACCCGGTGGGCTCGTTCACCGACGCCGTGGCCGTGCGCAAAGGCGAGATCATCGCCACCGGCCGGGCCGAGGTCACCGAACTCGTCTCCGGAGGGACGGAAGTCGTCGACCTGCGGGGGCGTCTGCTGCTTCCCGGCCTTCAGGACGCGCACGTGCATCCGCTCTACGGTGGTCTGCAACGGATCAGGTGCGATCTGACCGACAGCGACAACGAGGCCGAGTGTCTCCGCCGGGTGGCCGACTACGCCGCCGCGAACCCCGGATCGGGGTGGATCCTCGGCGGTGGCTGGGAGATGGGACTGTTCTCCGGAGGCTGTCCGAGCCGCTCGTCGCTGGACGAGGTAACGGGGGATCGTCCAGCCCTGCTGATCAACGAGGACCAGCACGGGGCCTGGGCCAACTCGACGGCGCTGCGCCTGTCCGGCGTGGACCGGGACACTCCCGATCCCCCGGGAGGACGCATAGAGCGCGACGAGCACGGCAGGCCTGCGGGAACACTGCACGAGAACGCCGTCGACCTGATCAGCCGACACATTCCCCCCACTCCCGAAGCGGAGTACGTACGAGCCCTGCTGGAAGGACAGCGCCACCTGCACGAGCAAGGGGTCACCGCGTGGCACGACGCGATACTCGGGGCTTACCTGGGGTACCCCGATCCCCTCGGTTACTACCGCGAACTCGACGACGCTGATCTGCTCACCGGACGAGTGACCGGTTCGTTGTGGTGGGACAGAACACGCGGAACCGAGCAGCTCCCCGAACTGATCAGCCGACGCGCCTTCGCCACCGGAAAGCGCCTGGGGGCGCATTCGGTCAAGATCATGCTCGACGGCGTCTGCGAGAACTTCACGGCGGCTATGCTGCGTCCCTACCTGCACGGGCACGGCAACGGTATATCCTATGTGGACCCGGATGAGCTCGCCGAGGCCGTGTGCGCACTGGACGTGGAGGGGTTCTCGGTGCATTTCCACGCGGTCGGCGACCTCGCCGTGCGCCAGGCACTGGACGCGGTCCAGGCCGCGCGGCGGACCAACGGCATCACCGACAACCGGCACCAGATAGCTCACCTGCAGGTGGTGCACCCCGCGGACGTCACGCGTTTCTCCGAGCTCGGGATCGTGGCCAACCTCCAAGCGGAATGGGCGCACAACGACACGGCTATGACCGAACTGACCGCCCCCTACCTCGGTGAACAGCGCTACAGGCGCCAGTACCCGTTCAGATCGCTGCGCGACTCGGGCGCGCTCCTCGCCGCCGGAAGTGACTGGCCGGTCTCGGAAGCGGCCCCCATGCGTGCCGTGCACGTTGCCGTCAACCGCAGCGAACCCGGCGACGAGGCCCCACCGCTGCTCCCGGAACAGGCCGTCGATCTTTCGGACGCGCTGGCCGCGACCACGATCGGCAGCGCACGGGCACACCTGCTGGACGAGCACACGGGGTCGATAGCGCCGGGCAAGAGTGCCGACCTGACCGTGCTGGAAACCAATCCGTTCGCGCTGCCGCGTTCGGAGATCGGCTACACCGGGGTGGACCTGACCATGGTCGGCGGTCGGGTGGTCCACAGCGCGGACGGTTGA
- a CDS encoding aldehyde dehydrogenase family protein, with translation MLLVLGGAPNTVYGDGTGVRHDTSPGCPNTPLEKGCQVEARTCGSVIGSTDRATDSAPDAVGRSDHGQYLSRNPAELDDVVARVRLEGPDALLDAARSARRAQRDWARVPAPVRGRVVAGFGRLVESNKEALASLVTREIGKPYTEALGEVQEIVDTCDYFVGEGRRLYGQTVPSEMPDKQLFTFRAPVGVATVITAGNFPVAVPSWYLAPALVCGNAVVWKPAEYAAATARALAELAWKAGVPEGVLNLVYAEGESTFEGLRSALEEGVVDKVGFTGSSRVGRDIGELCGRHLQTPCLELGGKNPMVVAADADLELAVEGALFSGWGTGGQRCTSLGNIIVHRDVHDEFVRRLNTALTEAVIGNPTQDVLYGPMLDRKFADNFENVLGEIAPHHRVLGSESTGRITDANPRKGFRGDHSTGLYYHPVLVDGLRRDDFLFQQETFGPIVGVTTFETLDEAVELGNLPGYGLSAAVYTTDPATAFRFREGIGAGMVSANNSTSGAEAHLPFGGNGRSGNGSRLSGMWVIDQFTRWQSLNWDFSGKLQKAQMDVGAVEPELDYRLPADLRGHR, from the coding sequence ATGCTTCTGGTCCTCGGCGGAGCGCCGAATACGGTCTACGGTGACGGCACGGGCGTGCGCCACGACACGTCGCCCGGTTGTCCGAACACACCACTGGAAAAGGGGTGCCAGGTGGAGGCGAGGACGTGCGGTTCCGTGATCGGTTCGACGGACAGGGCCACCGACTCCGCGCCGGACGCGGTGGGCCGGAGTGATCACGGCCAGTATCTCTCGCGGAATCCGGCCGAGCTGGACGACGTGGTGGCGCGGGTGCGGCTGGAAGGCCCCGACGCGCTGCTCGACGCCGCGCGTAGCGCACGCCGGGCACAGCGGGACTGGGCCCGCGTGCCGGCTCCGGTGCGGGGTCGGGTCGTGGCCGGTTTCGGCAGGCTCGTGGAGTCCAACAAGGAAGCGCTGGCGAGCCTGGTCACACGCGAGATCGGCAAACCCTACACCGAAGCCCTCGGCGAAGTGCAGGAGATCGTCGACACCTGCGACTACTTCGTCGGAGAGGGGCGCAGGCTGTACGGTCAGACCGTTCCCTCCGAGATGCCGGACAAACAACTTTTCACCTTCCGCGCCCCGGTCGGGGTGGCCACCGTCATCACGGCGGGGAACTTCCCCGTGGCGGTCCCCTCCTGGTATCTGGCCCCGGCCCTCGTCTGCGGCAACGCCGTGGTCTGGAAACCGGCCGAGTACGCCGCGGCCACCGCACGCGCGCTGGCGGAGCTCGCCTGGAAGGCGGGGGTTCCGGAAGGAGTGCTCAACCTCGTCTACGCGGAGGGCGAGTCCACCTTCGAGGGGCTGCGGTCCGCGTTGGAGGAAGGAGTCGTCGACAAGGTCGGCTTCACCGGTTCCAGCCGGGTCGGACGCGACATCGGCGAGCTCTGCGGAAGGCACCTGCAGACTCCCTGCCTGGAACTCGGCGGGAAGAACCCCATGGTCGTGGCGGCCGATGCCGATCTCGAACTGGCCGTCGAGGGGGCCCTGTTCTCCGGGTGGGGAACGGGCGGGCAGCGTTGCACCTCACTCGGCAACATCATCGTGCACCGGGATGTTCACGACGAGTTCGTACGACGGCTGAACACCGCGCTCACGGAAGCCGTGATCGGCAACCCGACACAGGACGTGCTCTACGGCCCGATGCTGGATCGCAAGTTCGCGGACAACTTCGAGAACGTCCTCGGTGAGATAGCACCGCACCACCGGGTGCTCGGTTCGGAGTCCACGGGGCGGATCACCGACGCCAATCCGCGCAAGGGCTTCCGCGGAGACCACTCCACCGGGCTCTACTACCACCCCGTGCTGGTGGACGGGCTGCGCCGCGACGACTTCCTCTTCCAGCAGGAAACATTCGGCCCGATCGTCGGCGTCACCACCTTCGAGACCCTCGACGAGGCCGTGGAGCTGGGCAATCTCCCCGGATACGGGCTCTCCGCCGCCGTGTACACCACCGACCCGGCGACGGCCTTCCGCTTCCGCGAAGGGATCGGTGCCGGGATGGTCAGCGCCAACAACTCCACCTCGGGCGCCGAAGCCCATCTTCCGTTCGGCGGCAACGGCAGATCGGGGAACGGAAGCAGGCTCTCCGGCATGTGGGTGATCGACCAGTTCACGCGGTGGCAGTCGCTGAACTGGGACTTCTCCGGAAAGCTGCAAAAGGCCCAGATGGACGTCGGCGCCGTGGAACCAGAGCTGGACTACCGGCTGCCCGCCGACCTCCGCGGACACCGCTGA